A single genomic interval of Eurosta solidaginis isolate ZX-2024a chromosome 3, ASM4086904v1, whole genome shotgun sequence harbors:
- the Gr47b gene encoding putative gustatory receptor 47b, translating into MEKRAKTVSENTNRISLCFKWIYTILYYSGCVCFKTRKGVFHLTKTNIFYTNFIRIVLLISYFVSMAIKSSDTQGSKAMMERLSPVLKLILAMEFIISTITYITASILMETKKYKHIKVIKRFQQLDDGLQMNFPHVNWNYKKTEFKFTISTLVMLAYFYIISFMFLYTISNCRCDYVTTFVWALSYVIITTGPAGISFLHMGIMDLQRVRYRILQKLLQQHYAARSTKFKQKPDNNFELQLMCLIDYLKNYIQLILKFNDLFGVVSGVVVFHDFALVTFLTFLMCQLATETNAQSREIFLCIFFFMLAPIYKLSVYAMYGYMAYKEQQNCLHLVRVCENYYRCSELVRNQLRTFLHWQMQNSYTFLIGKVTRCDLALIFMAVNSIAGSTLILIQLQFQQNSFTKRIKYHE; encoded by the exons ATGGAAAAACGAGCAAAAACTGTTTCAGAAAATACAAACCGCATTTCACTCTGTTTCAAATGGATTTACACTATTCTATACTATAGCGGCTGCGTCTGCTTTAAAACGCGAAAAGGAGTTTTCCACTTAACAAAAACTAATATTTTCTATACCAACTTCATACGTATAGTTTTATTAATTAGCTATTTTGTGAGTATGGCAATAAAATCTTCAGATACTCAGGGCTCAAAAGCAATGATGGAACGCTTATCGCCTGTACTCAAGCTTATTTTAGCAATGGAATTCATTATTAGTACAATTACATATATAACAGCAAGTATATTAATGGaaacaaagaaatataaacaCATAAAAGTCATAAAACGTTTTCAACAATTGGATGATGGATTACAAATGAATTTTCCACACGTTAATTGGAATTACAAGAAGACAGAGTTTAAATTTACTATTTCCACTTTAGTTATGTTAGCTTACTTTTATATAATTTCATTCATGTTTCTATACACAATATCAAATTGCCGCTGTGATTATGTAACCACATTTGTATGGGCACTAAGCTATGTGATCATCACAACTGGTCCAGCTGGCATAAGTTTTTTGCATATGGGTATAATGGATTTACAGCGCGTACGTTATCGTATATTGCAAAAGCTATTGCAACAACATTATGCCGCACGTTCTACGAAATTTAAGCAGAAGCctgataataattttgaattacAGCTTATGTGTTTAAtcgattatttaaaaaattatattcaatTAATTTTGAAATTCAACGATCTATTTGGTGTGGTAAGTGGTGTAGTTGTATTCCATGATTTCGCTTTAGTAACATTTTTGACATTCTTAATGTGTCAATTGGCAACTGAGACCAATGCGCAGTCCCGCGAAATTTTTTTATGCATATTCTTTTTTATGTTAGCACCAATTTATAAGCTGAGCGTTTATGCAATGTATGGCTATATGGCGTATAAAGAG CAACAAAATTGTTTACATCTAGTTCGTGTATGTGAAAACTATTATAGATGTTCTGAATTGGTTCGTAATCAGCTAAGGACATTTCTACATTGGCAAATGCAGAATTCCTATACATTCTTGATTGGAAAAGTGACACGTTGTGATCTTGCGTTAATATTTATG
- the san gene encoding probable N-acetyltransferase san, giving the protein MTRSNIELGDVTPHNIKQLKKLNRVVFPVSYNHKFYIDVLEAGELAKLVYYNDIVVGAVCCRIDTSENQRRLYIMTLGCLSSYRRLGIGTVMFQHILNYAEKDGNFDSIFLHVQVNNEGAIAFYKKFGFQIVETKEHYYKRIEPADAYVLQKALRTTNNAGGGNINHNTSQSNGHLERKEKKA; this is encoded by the exons ATGACGAG ATCAAATATCGAATTGGGCGATGTAACGCCACACAACATCAAACAACTGAAAAAACTTAATCGTGTCGTATTTCCTGTATCGTACAACCACAAATTTTACATTGATGTCCTTGAAGCAGGAGAATTAGCGAAATTGGTATACTACAATGACATTGTCGTTGGTGCAGTATGCTGCCGTATTGATACATCGGAAAATCAGCGACGTCTGTATATCATGACTTTGGGTTGTTTATCTTCGTATCGTCGTCTTGGCATAGGCACAGTCATGTTCCAACATATACTAAACTATGCTGAAAAAGATGGGAATTTCGACAGCATCTTCCT GCACGTGCAAGTCAATAATGAAGGTGCTATAGCATTTTACAAGAAATTCGGATTCCAAATTGTTGAAACCAAGGAACATTATTATAAGCGTATTGAGCCTGCGGACGCATATGTATTACAAAAAGCATTGCGAACTACAAATAATGCTGGTGGTGGTAACATCAATCACAATACCTCACAGAGCAATGGACATttggaaagaaaggaaaagaaagcttAA
- the eEFSec gene encoding selenocysteine-specific elongation factor: MININIGLLGHVDSGKTTLARALSTIASTAAFDKNPQSKERGITLDLGFSAVVVEAPVGLKDAAPDVEQVQFTFVDCPGHASLIRTIIGGAQIIDLMLLIIDAQKGIQTQTAECIVIGELLKRKLLIVVNKIDLLEESTRTVQLQKLNSKLRKTLEQTTFDHQSSIINISALEGINIEALLDNILQQLELPKRNKGAPFIMYTDHCFSIKGQGTICTGTIIQGSIAVNDLIEIPAIKAQRKVKSIQMFHRPVLEAAMGDRVGICVTQFNAKQMERGILTKIGYLHRIYAACIRVNRIRFYKFAIRSKSKLHITIGHETVIANITIFKGVKNSPSTDIFDLNTEYEFVEELEPLTSMPHEDLVYALLEFQTPILANLNATLIAAKLDLDAQTSCCRLAFWGPMLWTTHSNNYTMDALPMFKVFKPKLRQGYIQRLLNKNAVIVENLFTKQGNRDIYVGKVVELSTGERGVIESTFGQKSKVKVNFPDGLKDETFNELKSGRFGSVQVLLKFKKYIFNKQMSLAQ; this comes from the exons ATGATAAATATCAATATTGGCCTTTTAGGACATGTCGATAGTGGTAAGACGACTTTGGCGCGTGCCTTGAGTACGATTGCTAGCACTGCAGCATTTGATAAAAATCCGCAATCAAAAGAACGTGGCATTACACTCGATTTGGGATTTAGTGCAGTAGTGGTCGAAGCACCGGTAGGCCTCAAAGATGCTGCACCTGATGTGGAGCAAGTACAATTTACGTTTGTAGATTGTCCCGGACATGCAAGCCTTATACGTACTATAATAGGAG GCGCGCAGATAATTGATTTAATGTTGCTGATTATCGACGCACAAAAGGGAATACAAACACAAACTGCAGAATGCATTGTTATAGGCGAATTATTGAAACGTAAATTATTAATTGTTGTAAATAAAATTGACTTGTTGGAGGAGTCAACACGCACTGTTCAGTTACAGAAATTGAATTCGAAGCTGCGTAAAACGCTTGAACAGACTACATTCGATCATCAGAGCAGTATTATAAATATATCTGCTTTGGAAGGAATAAACATTGAG GCTCTCTTGGATAATATTCTGCAACAATTAGAATTACCAAAACGTAATAAAGGCGCGCCATTCATTATGTATACAGATCACTGCTTTTCTATCAAAGGACAAGGCACTATTTGTACGGGAACCATaatacaaggctctatcgctgTTAACGATTTAATCGAAATACCAGCAATTAAAGCGCAACGCAAAGTAAAATCAATCCAAATGTTCCATCGACCTGTATTAGAGGCAGCAATGGGCGATCGTGTAGGCATTTGTGTGACACAATTCAATGCAAAGCAAATGGAACGTGGCATATTAACAAAAATTGGATATCTGCATAGAATTTATGCTGCATGTATACGCGTGAACCGTATACGATTTTATAAGTTTGCAATACGTTCAAAAAGCAAATTACACATAACTATTGGTCATGAAACTGTTATAGCaaatataacaatttttaaaGGAGTAAAAAATAGTCCATCAACGGACATATTTGATTTGAATACTGAATATGAATTTGTTGAAGAATTGGAACCTCTAACGAGTATGCCACATGAGGATTTGGTATATGCTTTACTCGAATTTCAAACACCTATACTAGCGAATTTAAATGCAACGCTTATTGCAGCTAAACTGGATTTAGATGCTCAAACTAGTTGTTGTCGCTTGGCTTTTTGGGGCCCTATGTTGTGGACTACTCACTCTAACAATTACACCATGGATGCTTTGCCAATGTTCAAAGTATTTAAGCCGAAATTACGACAAGGATATATACAGAggcttttaaataaaaacgcagTAATTGTTGAAAATCTTTTCACGAAGCAGGGTAACCGTGATATATATGTAGGAAAAGTGGTAGAGTTATCGACAGGTGAACGTGGTGTAATTGAGAGCACTTTCGGACAAAAATCGAAAGTTAAGGTGAATTTTCCTGATGGTCTCAAAGATGAAACATTTAATGAATTAAAAAGTGGACGCTTTGGTAGTGTTCAAGTTTTACTTAAGTTCAAAAAGTATATTTTCAATAAACAAATGTCTTTGGCACAGTAA
- the bisc gene encoding TM2 domain-containing protein biscotti: MEWFSSLMLLLFFAQPTQQIDYDCDDLLMGQYLCPDPRRKQIDPKTQQFYRCTKEKKARVWCVAVDGINCTETGNNTFTRELPCKWTNGYHLDTTLLLSVFLGMFGVDRFYLGYPGIGLIKFCTLGGMFLGQLIDIVLIATQVVGPADGSAYVIPYYGAGVTIVLSDNSTYRLPRDDW, translated from the exons ATGGAATGGTTCAGTTCACTGATGCTACTTCTATTTTTCGCTCAGCCAACGCAGCAAATTGATTATGACTGTGATGATTTGTTAATGGGTCAGTATCTTTGTCCGGATCCACGGCGAAAGCAGATCGATccaaaaactcaacaattttATCGCTGTACAAAGGAGAAAAAAGCAAGAG TGTGGTGTGTGGCTGTTGATGGCATCAATTGCACGGAAACGGGTAATAATACTTTCACACGCGAACTACCTTGTAAATGGAC CAATGGCTATCACCTTGACACAACTCTATTGCTTTCAGTCTTTTTGGGCATGTTTGGTGTTGATCGCTTCTACTTGGGTTATCCTGGTATTGGTTTGATTAAGTTTTGTACACTTGGCGGCATGTTTTTGGGTCAATTAATTGATATAGTGCTCATAGCCACACAAGTCGTAGGACCGGCAGATGGTTCAGCATATGTGATACCATATTATGGTGCTGGTGTAACAATTGTATTGAGCGATAACTCAACATATCGTTTGCCAAGAGATGATTGGTGA